A single Bufo bufo chromosome 6, aBufBuf1.1, whole genome shotgun sequence DNA region contains:
- the PDE6G gene encoding retinal rod rhodopsin-sensitive cGMP 3',5'-cyclic phosphodiesterase subunit gamma, translating to MNLEPAKSEIKSATRVTGGPATPRKGPPKFKQRQTRQFKSKPPKKGVQGFGDDIPGMEGLGTDITVICPWEAFSHLELHELAQYGII from the exons ATGAATCTTGAGCCGGCAAAGTCTGAAATTAAATCTGCCACACGTGTGACAGGGGGACCTGCCACCCCACGGAAAGGACCACCAAAATTCAAGCAGCGACAGACCAGGCAGTTTAAGAGTAAACCTCCAAAGAAAGGAGTTCAGGG ATTTGGTGACGATATCCCTGGAATGGAAGGTCTTGGAACAG ACATCACCGTCATCTGCCCCTGGGAGGCCTTCAGCCACTTGGAGCTGCACGAATTGGCCCAGTATGGCATCATCTAG